The Rhodococcus antarcticus DNA segment GTGATGCTACGACCTGCGAGCTAGGAGGCGTGGGCCGCCACCGCGTCGGCGACCGGGGTGGTGCCCTTGGTCAGCATCAACGTGCTGCCCGCGGTGCCCGGTGCGTCCAGCAGCGCCACGAGGACCGCAGCCACGTCGGCGCGCGAGACCTCGGAGGTCTCCAGCGGTGGTGTGCTCAGGGTGACCTGTCCGGTGCCGGGCTCGTCGGTGAGCGTGGTGGGTCGCAGGATCGTCCAGTCGAGCCCGGCACGCCCGCGCAGGTCGTCCTCGGCGGCGGTCTTGGCCCGCAGGTAGGCGGTGAACGTCTCGTCCGTGCCCTCGGGCACCTCCTCACCCGCCCCGAAGGAGCTGACCTGCAGGTACCGGCGCACGCCCTCGAGCTCGGCGGCCTCGGCGGTGAGCACGGCCGTCGCCCGGTCCACGGAGTCCTTGCGCTCGATCCCGCCCTTCGCTC contains these protein-coding regions:
- a CDS encoding NAD(P)-binding oxidoreductase → MRVIVAGGHGKIGQLLLRALAERGDTGVGLVRNPDHVDELAALGAEAVVLDLEHASPDEVRPVVAGADAVVFAAGAGAKGGIERKDSVDRATAVLTAEAAELEGVRRYLQVSSFGAGEEVPEGTDETFTAYLRAKTAAEDDLRGRAGLDWTILRPTTLTDEPGTGQVTLSTPPLETSEVSRADVAAVLVALLDAPGTAGSTLMLTKGTTPVADAVAAHAS